Proteins encoded in a region of the Prunus persica cultivar Lovell chromosome G4, Prunus_persica_NCBIv2, whole genome shotgun sequence genome:
- the LOC109948803 gene encoding uncharacterized protein LOC109948803 codes for MESRAPSGPFLGVRRRRRGPREELSFLFNSLPTLETAQPEVGSSGWKSTARRVVSGAPPATLENPEDRVPFTLWSMEQCRQGKSAKWIRNLGKRIGSEGWARGSQSRTRRLSVDCSSCSRGESGSPRAGRGTDWERSFGDFPRAQMPRHLISDAHEWINEIPTVPVYYPAKPQPRERAWQNQRGKKTLLNELNENRNLVWNKRVKARLILISSTNTNRESVAYRSFRPSEFEARGVRKVTTGITGLWQPSVHSDVFYPTDDSVAIVIQPSTRGTVDSHNWSSRLVEKPVARSYRALDYD; via the exons ATGGAATCGAGAGCTCCAAGTGGGCCATTTTTG GGAGTCCGGAGACGTCGGCGGGGGCCTCGGGAAGAGTTATCTTTTCTGTTTAACAGCCTGCCCACCCTGGAAACGGCTCAGCCGGAGGTAGGGTCCAGCGGCTGGAAGAGCACCGCACGTCGCGTGGTGTCCGGTGCGCCCCCGGCGACCCTTGAAAATCCGGAGGACCGAGTGCCATTCAC CCTCTGGTCGATGGAACAATGTAGGCAAGGGAAGTCGGCAAAATGGATCCGTAACCTCGGGAAAAGGATTGGCTCTGAGGGCTGGGCACGGGGGTCCCAGTCCCGAACCCGTCGGCTGTCGGTGGACTGCTCGAGCTGCTCCCGCGGCGAGAGCGGGTCGCCGCGTGCCGGCCGGGGGACGGACTGGGAGCGTTCCTTCGGGGACTTTCCCCGGGC CCAAATGCCTCGTCATCTAATTAGTGACGCGCATGAATGGATTAACGAGATTCCCACTGTCCCTGTCTACTATCCAGCGAAACCACAGCCAAGGGAACGGGCTTGGCAGAATCAGCGGGGAAAGAAGACCCTGTTGA ATGAGCTCAACGAGAACAGAAATCTCGTGTGGAACAAAAGGGTAAAAGCTCGTTTGATTCTGATTTCCAGTACGAATACGAACCGTGAAAGCGTGGCCTATCGATCCTTTAGACCTTCGGAATTTGAAGCTAGAGGTGTCAGAAAAGTTACCACAGGGATAACTGGCTTGTGGCAGCCAAGCGTTCATAGCGACGTT TTTTACCCTACTGATGACAGTGTCGCAATAGTAATTCAACCTAGTACGAGAGGAACCGTTGATTCGCACAATTGGTCATCGCGCTTGGTTGAAAAGCCAGTGGCGCGAAGCTACCGTGCGCTGGATTATGACTGA
- the LOC109948806 gene encoding uncharacterized protein LOC109948806, which yields MESRAPSGPFLGVRRRRRGPREELSFLFNSLPTLETAQPEVGSSGWKSTARRVVSGAPPATLENPEDRVPFTLWSMEQCRQGKSAKWIRNLGKRIGSEGWARGSQSRTRRLSVDCSSCSRGESGSPRAGRGTDWERSFGTFPGQMPRHLISDAHEWINEIPTVPVYYPAKPQPRERAWQNQRGKKTLLNELNENRNLVWNKRVKARLILISSTNTNRESVAYRSFRPSEFEARGVRKVTTGITGLWQPSVHSDVFYPTDDSVAIVIQPSTRGTVDSHNWSSRLVEKPVARSYRALDYD from the exons ATGGAATCGAGAGCTCCAAGTGGGCCATTTTTG GGAGTCCGGAGACGTCGGCGGGGGCCTCGGGAAGAGTTATCTTTTCTGTTTAACAGCCTGCCCACCCTGGAAACGGCTCAGCCGGAGGTAGGGTCCAGCGGCTGGAAGAGCACCGCACGTCGCGTGGTGTCCGGTGCGCCCCCGGCGACCCTTGAAAATCCGGAGGACCGAGTGCCATTCAC CCTCTGGTCGATGGAACAATGTAGGCAAGGGAAGTCGGCAAAATGGATCCGTAACCTCGGGAAAAGGATTGGCTCTGAGGGCTGGGCACGGGGGTCCCAGTCCCGAACCCGTCGGCTGTCGGTGGACTGCTCGAGCTGCTCCCGCGGCGAGAGCGGGTCGCCGCGTGCCGGCCGGGGGACGGACTGGGAGCGTTCCTTCGGGACTTTCCCCGG CCAAATGCCTCGTCATCTAATTAGTGACGCGCATGAATGGATTAACGAGATTCCCACTGTCCCTGTCTACTATCCAGCGAAACCACAGCCAAGGGAACGGGCTTGGCAGAATCAGCGGGGAAAGAAGACCCTGTTGA ATGAGCTCAACGAGAACAGAAATCTCGTGTGGAACAAAAGGGTAAAAGCTCGTTTGATTCTGATTTCCAGTACGAATACGAACCGTGAAAGCGTGGCCTATCGATCCTTTAGACCTTCGGAATTTGAAGCTAGAGGTGTCAGAAAAGTTACCACAGGGATAACTGGCTTGTGGCAGCCAAGCGTTCATAGCGACGTT TTTTACCCTACTGATGACAGTGTCGCAATAGTAATTCAACCTAGTACGAGAGGAACCGTTGATTCGCACAATTGGTCATCGCGCTTGGTTGAAAAGCCAGTGGCGCGAAGCTACCGTGCGCTGGATTATGACTGA
- the LOC109948812 gene encoding uncharacterized protein LOC109948812, which yields MSRRARRSLQNLGASPGGAAVGADLGGSSKYSNENFEGRRGERFHVNGTCTWGVRRRRRGPREELSFLFNSLPTLETAQPEVGSSGWKSTARRVVSGAPPATLENPEDRVPFTLWSMEQCRQGKSAKWIRNLGKRIGSEGWARGSQSRTRRLSVDCSSCSRGESGSPRAGRGTDWERSFGDFPRAQMPRHLISDAHEWINEIPTVPVYYPAKPQPRERAWQNQRGKKTLLNELNENRNLVWNKRVKARLILISSTNTNRESVAYRSFRPSEFEARGVRKVTTGITGLWQPSVHSDVFYPTDDSVAIVIQPSTRGTVDSHNWSSRLVEKPVARSYRALDYD from the exons ATGAGTAGGAGGGCGCGGCGGTCGCTGCAAAACCTGGGCGCGAGCCCGGGCGGAGCGGCCGTCGGTGCAGATCTTGGTGGTAGTAGCAAATATTCAAATGAGAACTTTGAAGGCCGAAGAGGGGAAAGGTTCCATGTGAACGGCACTTGCACATGG GGAGTCCGGAGACGTCGGCGGGGGCCTCGGGAAGAGTTATCTTTTCTGTTTAACAGCCTGCCCACCCTGGAAACGGCTCAGCCGGAGGTAGGGTCCAGTGGCTGGAAGAGCACCGCACGTCGCGTGGTGTCCGGTGCGCCCCCGGCGACCCTTGAAAATCCGGAGGACCGAGTGCCATTCAC CCTCTGGTCGATGGAACAATGTAGGCAAGGGAAGTCGGCAAAATGGATCCGTAACCTCGGGAAAAGGATTGGCTCTGAGGGCTGGGCACGGGGGTCCCAGTCCCGAACCCGTCGGCTGTCGGTGGACTGCTCGAGCTGCTCCCGCGGCGAGAGCGGGTCGCCGCGTGCCGGCCGGGGGACGGACTGGGAGCGTTCCTTCGGGGACTTTCCCCGGGC CCAAATGCCTCGTCATCTAATTAGTGACGCGCATGAATGGATTAACGAGATTCCCACTGTCCCTGTCTACTATCCAGCGAAACCACAGCCAAGGGAACGGGCTTGGCAGAATCAGCGGGGAAAGAAGACCCTGTTGA ATGAGCTCAACGAGAACAGAAATCTCGTGTGGAACAAAAGGGTAAAAGCTCGTTTGATTCTGATTTCCAGTACGAATACGAACCGTGAAAGCGTGGCCTATCGATCCTTTAGACCTTCGGAATTTGAAGCTAGAGGTGTCAGAAAAGTTACCACAGGGATAACTGGCTTGTGGCAGCCAAGCGTTCATAGCGACGTT TTTTACCCTACTGATGACAGTGTCGCAATAGTAATTCAACCTAGTACGAGAGGAACCGTTGATTCGCACAATTGGTCATCGCGCTTGGTTGAAAAGCCAGTGGCGCGAAGCTACCGTGCGCTGGATTATGACTGA